From Pseudochaenichthys georgianus chromosome 11, fPseGeo1.2, whole genome shotgun sequence, a single genomic window includes:
- the LOC117454901 gene encoding LOW QUALITY PROTEIN: probable histone deacetylase 1-B (The sequence of the model RefSeq protein was modified relative to this genomic sequence to represent the inferred CDS: deleted 1 base in 1 codon) has translation MKPHRIRMTHNLLLNYGLYRKMEIYRPHKASGEEMTKYHSDDYIKFLRSIRPDNMSEYSKQMQRFNVGEDCPVFDGLFEFCQLSTGGSVAGALKLNKQQTDIAINWAGGLHHAKKSEASGFCYVNDIVLAILELLKYHQRVLYIDIDIHHGDGVEEAFYTTDRVMTVSFHKYGEYFPGTGDLRDIGAGKGKYYAVNYPLRDGIDDESYEAIFRPIMAKVMEMYQPSAVVLQCGADSLSGDRLGCFNLTIKGHAKCVEYIKSFNLPLLMLGGGGYTIRNVARCWTFETATALDCSIPNELPYNDYFEYFGPDFKLHISPSNMTNQNTTEYLEKIKQRLFENLRMLPHAPGVQMQAIPEDAPHPDSGDEEEGEDPEKRVSIRAHDKRIACEEEFSDSEDEAEGRGGGRRNAANHKKVKRVKKEEEKDAEEKKEVKEEEKEEEKMDTSGPKEEVKTT, from the exons CGACCACACAAAGCCAGTGGCGAGGAGATGACCAAATACCACAGTGACGACTACATTAAATTCCTGCGGTCCATCCGGCCAGACAACATGTCCGAGTACAGCAAGCAGATGCAGAGAT TCAACGTCGGAGAGGACTGTCCGGTGTTCGATGGCCTGTTCGAGTTCTGCCAGCTCTCGACGGGTGGATCTGTCG CTGGGGCGTTGAAGCTGAACAAGCAGCAGACAGACATCGCCATCAACTGGGCGGGAGGTCTCCATCACGCCAAGAAGTCTGAGGCGTCTGGTTTCTGCTACGTCAACGACATCGTGCTAGCCATCCTCGAGCTGCTCAA GTACCACCAGAGGGTGTTGTATATAGACATCGACATCCACCACGGCGATGGGGTGGAGGAGGCCTTCTACACCACAGACAGGGTCATGACCGTCTCTTTCCACAAGTATGGAGAGTACTTCCCCGGCACTGGAGACCTGAGG GACATCGGAGCTGGAAAGGGAAAGTATTACGCAGTAAACTACCCGCTCAGAGACGGTATTGACGACGAGTCGTATGAAGCCATCTTCAGACCC atcaTGGCTAAAGTGATGGAGATGTACCAGCCGAGTGCTGTTGTTCTGCAGTGTGGAGCGGACTCTCTCTCTGGAGACAGGCTGGGCTGCTTCAACCTCACCATCAAAG GCCACGCCAAATGTGTGGAGTACATCAAGAGTTTCAACCTCCCCCTGCtgatgctggggggggggggctacaccATCCGTAACGTGGCGCGCTGCTGGACGTTCGAGACGGCCACCGCCCTCGACTGCTCCATCCCCAACGAGCTGCCCTACAACGACTACTTCGAGTACTTCGGGCCCGACTTCAAGCTGCACATCAGCCCGTCCAACATGACCAACCAGAACACCACGGAGTACCTGGAGAAGATCAAGCAGCGGCTGTTTGAGAACCTGCGCATGCTGCCCCACGCCCCCGGGGTCCAGATGCAGGCGATCCCCGAGGACGCCCCTCACCCAGACAGCGGGgacgaggaggagggggaggaccCCGAGAAACGCGTCTCCA TCCGGGCCCACGACAAGAGGATCGCCTGCGAGGAGGAGTTCTCCGACTCTGAGGACGAGGCGGAG GGCCGGGGTGGGGGCCGCAGGAACGCAGCCAATCACAAGAAGGTGAAGCGagtgaagaaggaggaggagaaggatgcagaGGAGAAGAAAG AAGTgaaagaggaggagaaggaggaagagAAGATGGACACCTCAGG ACCAAAAGAAGAAGTGAAGACAACTTGA
- the eif3i gene encoding eukaryotic translation initiation factor 3 subunit I, with protein sequence MRPILLQGHERSITQIKYNREGDLLFSVAKDTVTNVWYSVNGERLGTYNGHTGAVWCVDCDWDTKNVLTGSADNSCRLWDCQTGKQLALLETNSAVRTCGFDYSGNIIMFSTDKQMGYQCFLNFFDLRDPQQIEDNQPYQSIPCNDHKITSAAWGPLGEFVIAGHENGEFNQFSAKDGEILKKVKEHTKQINDLQTSLDLTMFISASKDNTAKLFDSATMDHIKTFRTERPVNSAAISPIMDHVVMGGGQEAMEVTTTSTRIGKFEARFFHACYEEEFGRVKGHFGPINCVAFHPDGKSYASGGEDGYTRIHCFDPQYFDFELEA encoded by the exons ATG AGACCCATCCTGCTCCAGGGCCACGAGAGGTCCATCACTCAGATAAAGTACAACAGAGAAGGAGACCTGCTCTTCTCTGTCGCTAAAGACACA GTCACCAACGTGTGGTACTCGGTGAACGGAGAGCGGCTCGGCACCTACAATGGACACACAGGAGCCGTGTGGTGTGTGGACTGTGACT GGGACACTAAGAATGTCTTGACAGGATCAGCCGACAACAGCTGTCGACTGTGGGACTGTCAGACCG GTAAACAGCTGGCTCTGCTGGAAACCAACTCAGCTGTCAGGACGTGTGGCTTCGACTACAGCGGGAACATCATCATGTTCTCCACAGACAAGCAGATGGGTTACCAGTGCTTCCTGAACTTCTTCGACCTGAGGGACCCGCAGCAGATTG AGGACAACCAGCCCTACCAGTCGATACCGTGCAACGACCATAAGATCACCAGCGCTGCGTGGGGGCCTCTGGGAGAGTTCGTCATCGCAGGGCATGAGAACGGAGAGTTCAACCAGTTCAGCGCCAAG GATGGAGAGATCCTGAAGAAGGTCAAGGAGCACACCAAGCAGATCAACGACCTCCAGACGtcactggacctcaccatgttCATCAGCGCCTCCAAGGACAACACCGCCAAG CTGTTTGACTCCGCCACCATGGATCACATCAAGACCTTTAGGACGGAGAGACCCGTCAACTCGGCTGCCATCTCCCCCATCATGGATCAC GTGGTGATGGGAGGCGGACAGGAGGCCATGGAGGTCACCACGACCTCCACCAGGATCGGAAAGTTTGAGGCCAG gttCTTCCATGCTTGCTATGAAGAGGAGTTCGGCAGGGTCAAGGGTCATTTCGGACCCATTAACTGTGTGGCGTTCCACCCTGATGGAAAGAG CTACGCCAGCGGAGGAGAGGACGGCTACACTAGGATTCATTGCTTTGACCCACAGTACTTTGACTTTGAGCTGGAGGCATAA
- the txlna gene encoding alpha-taxilin, which produces MKKQDTEESGTQGSEDPATAGGMEAPAAAQDNLDSPKESEVQPPQTESRPEDTQLQTDTPQLMDTSPQDTSPQTDAPQLTDTPPQDTSPQMDTPQLTDTPPQDTSPQMDTPQLTDTPPQDTPPQDTPTKTDTPQEDEAGSEVAEATLSQSDMAEALSRQLEDILSIYCRESLSEDGSTVPNGQSHGPVLNGLTSERRGGGKPEGKVNGAGNGGEKEQKKPQDKKKVKGLGKEITLLMQTLNTLSTPDEKLAGLCKKYAELLEEHRNTTKQMRVLQKKQNQVVQEKDNLRTEHSKAILARSKLESLCRELQRHNRTLKEEGVQRTRLEEEKRKEVTSHFQVTLNDIQAQMEQHNERNASLRQENTELAEKLKKLYDQYKLREEHIDKVVKHKDLQQQLVDAKLQQAQELLKESEERHDREKHFLLKEAVESQRMCELMKQQEVHLKQQLSLYTEKFEEFQSTLSKSNEVFTTFKQEMEKMTKKIKKLEKETAMYRSRWESSNKALLEMAEEKSVRDRDFEALQGKVQRLEKLRRALKVERNELNKKVQNLSCPEGGAAGAPPSTPGTDSPSPPPTDSLPAPDAPPCSHSCHCEPHLDTDSLLEEAKPLPVAVQE; this is translated from the exons ATGAAAAAACAAGACACAGAAGAGTCTGGCACCCAGGGCAGTGAGGATCCAGCAACCGCAGGAGGGATGGAGGCACCTGCGGCTGCACAAGACAACTTAGACAGCCCGAAAGAGTCTGAAGTACAGCCACCACAGACAGAATCACGTCCTGAGGACACACAGCTACAGACGGACACACCTCAGCTGATGGACACATCACCTCAGGACACATCACCTCAGACGGATGCACCTCAGCTGACGGACACACCGCCTCAGGACACATCACCTCAGATGGACACACCTCAGCTGACGGACACACCGCCTCAGGACACATCACCTCAGATGGACACACCTCAGCTGACGGACACACCGCCTCAGGACACACCGCCTCAGGACACACCAACAAAGACAGACACACCGCAAGAGGATGAGGCGGGAAGTGAAG TTGCCGAGGCGACCCTCTCTCAGAGTGACATGGCGGAGGCGCTGAGCCGGCAACTGGAGGACATCCTCAGCATCTACTGCCGGGAGAGCCTCTCGGAGGACGGCAGCACCGTGCCCAACGGCCAATCACACGGCCCGGTGCTCAACGGCCTGACCAGCGAGCGGAGGGGCGGTGGCAAGCCGGAGGGGAAAGTCAACGGGGCCGGtaacggaggggagaaggagcagAAGAAGCCTCAGgacaagaagaaagtgaaggGTCTGG GCAAAGAGATCACTCTCCTCATGCAGACTCTGAACACCCTGAGCACCCCCGATGAAAAGCTTGCAGGCCTCTGTAAGAAGTACGCTGAGCTG ctgGAGGAGCACCGTAACACCACGAAGCAGATGCGGGTGCTGCAGAAGAAGCAGAACCAGGTGGTGCAGGAGAAAGACAACCTGAGGACCGAGCACAGCAAGGCCATCCTCGCCCGCAGCAAGCTGGAGAGTCTGTGCCGGGAGCTGCAGCGACACAACCGCACGCTGAAG GAGGAGGGGGTGCAGAGGACGCGtctggaggaggagaagaggaagGAAGTGACCTCACACTTCCAGGTGACTCTGAACGACATCCAGGCTCAGATGGAGCAGCACAATGAGAGGAACGCCAGCCTGAGGCAGGAGAACACGGAGCTGGCGGAGAAACTGAAGAAGCTCTATGACCAGTACAAACTGAGAGAAGAG CACATAGACAAAGTGGTGAAGCACAAAGAcctgcagcagcagctggtGGACGCCAAGCTGCAGCAGGCCCAGGAGCTGCTGAAGGAGTCGGAGGAGCGCCACGACAGAGAGAAACACTTC CTGCTGAAAGAAGCGGTGGAGTCTCAGAGGATGTGTGAGCTGATGAAGCAGCAGGAAGTCCACCTCAAGCAGCAG CTGTCACTGTACACGGAGAAGTTTGAAGAGTTTCAGAGCACTTTGTCCAAGAGCAACGAGGTCTTCACCACGTTCAAACAGGAGATGGAGAAG ATGACTAAAAAGATCAAGAAGCTGGAGAAGGAGACGGCCATGTACCGGTCCAGGTGGGAGAGCAGCAACAAGGCTCTGCTGGAGATGGCAGAGGAG AAATCGGTGCGTGACCGTGACTTCGAGGCTCTGCAGGGTAAGGTCCAGCGTCTGGAGAAGCTGCGCCGGGCTCTGAAGGTCGAGCGCAACGAGCTCAACAAGAAGGTGCAGAACCTCAGTTGTCCAGAAGGTGGCGCTGCAGGAGCCCCTCCCTCAACCCCAGGGACGgactccccctctcccccccccacGGACTCTCTCCCTGCCCCGGACGCCCCCCCCTGCTCCCACTCCTGCCACTGTGAGCCACACCTGGACACAGACTCTCTGCTCGAGGAAGCAAAGCCTCTGCCTGTCGCTGTGCAGGAATGA